One region of Salvia miltiorrhiza cultivar Shanhuang (shh) chromosome 3, IMPLAD_Smil_shh, whole genome shotgun sequence genomic DNA includes:
- the LOC131016350 gene encoding probable xyloglucan endotransglucosylase/hydrolase protein 26 produces MGGKMADLEFVIAMAIIFGALNSNLIEGRSMLKSMHLSWGTQRSGFLQPAGRDDVTLVLDPVSGSGIQSKDQFLFGTVEMQMKLVPGDSAGTVTSFYLSSLGAKHNEIDFEFLGNVSGQPYIIHTNIYTQGAAGREVQFYPWFDPSKDYHNYTIHWTPSHVVWLVDKIPIRVYKNYLEDGIPYPDLQQPMRAYSSIWNADSWATRGGLDRINWSKAPFIAKLRKFRARACRFQGTTSVAQCSAAAAPSTTSQLTLDAQNQMELLRNKSLIYDYCQDYDRYKGLFPGECFKPQY; encoded by the exons ATGGGTGGAAAAATGGCGGATTTAGAGTTTGTGATAGCAATGGCAATCATATTTGGTGCATTGAATTCAAATTTGATTGAAGGAAGAAGTATGTTGAAGAGCATGCATTTGAGCTGGGGCACTCAGCGTTCTGGCTTTCTCCAGCCTGCCGGTAGAGATGATGTTACTCTCGTTCTCGACCCTGTCTcag GTTCTGGAATCCAATCGAAGGATCAATTTTTGTTTGGAACGGTTGAGATGCAAATGAAGCTTGTACCCGGAGACTCTGCTGGCACTGTAACTTCATTTTAT CTATCTTCCCTCGGGGCGAAGCACAACGAAATCGACTTTGAATTTCTAGGAAACGTAAGTGGGCAACCTTACATTATACACACCAACATTTATACGCAAGGAGCCGCGGGCAGGGAAGTCCAGTTTTACCCATGGTTCGACCCCTCCAAAGACTACCACAACTACACCATTCATTGGACTCCCTCTCATGTTGT ATGGTTGGTGGATAAGATTCCGATTAGAGTATACAAAAACTATTTAGAGGATGGAATCCCATACCCGGACTTGCAACAGCCGATGAGGGCCTACTCGAGCATTTGGAACGCGGATAGCTGGGCGACGCGGGGTGGCCTCGACAGGATCAATTGGAGCAAAGCGCCCTTCATCGCTAAACTGCGTAAATTTCGAGCGCGGGCTTGCAGATTTCAAGGAACCACGAGCGTCGCTCAATGTAGTGCAGCTGCTGCGCCAAGTACGACCTCCCAACTCACCCTTGATGCTCAGAACCAAATGGAGTTGCTTAGAAATAAATCTTTGATCTATGATTATTGCCAAGATTATGATCGATACAAGGGATTATTTCCTGGTGAATGTTTCAAGCCACAATATTAA
- the LOC131016351 gene encoding ammonium transporter 2 member 5-like, whose protein sequence is MTTTPDYSSLPANLQPDLANPAWMNKGDNAWQLTAATMVGLQSIPGLVILYGSIVKKKWAVNSAFMALYAFAAVLLCWVGWGYQMAFGNKFLPFLNKIDDALDQHVLLKQTFGSYKFPNATMLYFQFVFAAITLILIAGALLGRMSFYAWMAFVPLWLTFSYTIGAASIWSPNGWLNKKGIIDYSGGYVIHLSSGVAGFTAAYWVGPRETKDRERFPPNNILLMLAGAGLLWMGWTGFNGGDPYMASIDASLAVLNTHVCAATSLLTWLLLDIIFFEKPSVIGATQGMITGLVCITPAAGVVQGWAAIIMGVLSGSIPWFTMMVLHKKVWLLRQVDDTMAVFHTHAVAGTLGGLLTGFFANPKLCHLFYLIDNYEHYIGLAYGIHNGRAGAGFKQMGIQILGVIYIVLLNVVVTTIICNLIKLVIPLRMSEEQLRVGDEAVHGEEAYALWGDGEKFERSVHNSVYGGEELGAMQHKV, encoded by the exons atgacGACGACCCCGGACTACTCGTCCCTGCCGGCGAACCTGCAGCCGGACTTGGCAAACCCGGCATGGATGAACAAAGGCGACAACGCGTGGCAGCTGACGGCGGCGACGATGGTGGGGCTACAGAGCATCCCGGGGCTGGTGATCCTGTACGGCAGCATCGTGAAGAAGAAGTGGGCGGTGAACTCGGCGTTCATGGCGCTGTACGCGTTCGCGGCGGTGCTGCTGTgctgggtggggtgggggtacCAGATGGCGTTCGGGAACAAGTTCCTGCCGTTCCTGAACAAGATCGACGACGCGCTGGACCAGCACGTGCTCCTGAAGCAGACCTTCGGCAGCTACAAGTTCCCCAACGCCACCATGCTCTACTTCCAGTTCGTGTTCGCCGCCATCACGCTCATCCTCATCGCGGGGGCCCTGCTCGGCCGCATGAGCTTCTACGCCTGGATGGCCTTCGTCCCTCTCTGGCTCACCTTCTCCTACACCATCGGCGCCGCCTCCATATGGAGCCCCAACGGATGGCTCAACAAGAAGGGCATCATCGACTACTCCGGCGGATACGTCATCCACCTCTCCTCCGGCGTCGCCGGCTTCACCGCCGCCTACTGG GTGGGGCCCAGGGAGACTAAAGATAGGGAGAGGTTCCCTCCGAACAACATTCTGCTGATGTTGGCAGGGGCGGGGCTGTTGTGGATGGGCTGGACCGGCTTCAACGGCGGCGACCCTTACATGGCCAGCATCGACGCCTCACTGGCGGTGCTCAACACCCACGTGTGTGCAGCCACCAGCTTGCTCACATGGTTGCTGTTGGACATCATCTTCTTCGAGAAGCCCTCCGTTATTGGCGCCACGCAGGGGATGATCACCGGATTGGTGTGCATCACGCCCGCCGCAG GGGTGGTGCAAGGATGGGCCGCCATCATAATGGGCGTACTCTCCGGCTCAATCCCGTGGTTCACGATGATGGTCCTCCACAAGAAGGTGTGGCTGCTGCGGCAGGTAGACGACACGATGGCGGTGTTCCACACGCACGCGGTGGCCGGAACCCTAGGCGGCCTCCTCACGGGGTTCTTCGCCAACCCAAAGCTGTGCCACCTCTTCTACTTGATCGACAACTACGAGCACTACATCGGCTTGGCCTACGGCATCCACAACGGCAGAGCCGGCGCCGGCTTCAAGCAAATGGGCATCCAGATTCTGGGAGTCATCTACATCGTCCTCCTAAACGTCGTCGTCACCACCATCATATGCAACCTCATCAAGCTCGTCATCCCGCTCAGGATGTCGGAGGAGCAGCTGCGCGTGGGCGACGAGGCCGTCCACGGCGAGGAGGCCTACGCGCTCTGGGGCGACGGCGAGAAGTTCGAGCGCTCCGTCCACAACTCCGTTTATGGAGGGGAGGAGCTCGGAGCTATGCAACACAAAGTATGA
- the LOC131016352 gene encoding uncharacterized protein LOC131016352 produces MKRGTETKVVRSDPGRVYFSCKHSDNCNFDLRASVHGRGMWRVHKLKEHSCEGDLRTAKKIKAHSKVVAAFVANRIRDDGEVIKPKSIMAELVRDFGIKIKYDVALRARNLGMDMIYGRVDDSFLLLPRYLYALKEANPGTLYDLDVDVDCRFKHLFVALWASISPFYFHLRPVIVVDGTHLKGKNSGILFVAVTKDGNEAVFPLAIGVGPIENDESWKWFMSHLRGACGEPDNLLIVSDAHVSIANAVKSEFPNATHGICYYHLLNKMKGYGPGVAELSRQAAYAYEQSDYTRAMSAMAALKPKAYEKLLRVGPEKWARSQCPVSRYSFLTSNAAESFNARLLWARRLPICSMLEAVRLVVEQWFNDRLAAAQESDENLTPEAKQKLSAELVKSRRYTAKRTTERKYRVRASGRHYMVDLQKQSCECNEFNEDQMPCSHAIAAITEANESVEDYVHSYYWNSSLVDTYSGDVNHLPPIENWNIPFRIASQLVLPNLSRRQAGRPKETRVRSAGERPTQNTSTAEASTSSKKRAPKTCGLCGGSGHTRRSCKGTATDA; encoded by the exons ATGAAGCGAGGCACTGAGACAAAAGTTGTCCGCTCAGATCCGGGACGAGTCTATTTCTCGTGCAAGCACTCTGACAACTGCAATTTCGATCTTCGTGCGTCTGTTCACGGCCGAGGGATGTGGAGAGTGCATAAGTTGAAAGAGCATTCATGCGAAGGGGACTTGCGCACAGCTAAAAAAATCAAGGCGCACTCGAAGGTGGTGGCAGCGTTTGTGGCAAACAGAATACGCGATGATggagaggtcattaagccgaaatcCATCATGGCTGAGTTAGTACGTGATTTcggcatcaaaatcaaatatgatgtcgcgctgcgtgcaagaaatctcgGGATGGATATGATATACGGTCGAGTTGATGATTCGTTCCTCCTGCTCCCAAGATATCTGTATGCCCTGAAGGAAGCGAATCCTGGCACCTTATATGATTTGGACGTAGATGTAGACTGCCGGTTCAAACATTTGTTTGTTGCTCTGTGGGCTTCCATCTCACCTTTCTACTTTCACCTTCGACCAGTGATTGTGGTTGACGGCACACACCTGAAGGGCAAAAATAGTGGCATTTTGTTTGTCGCCGTGACAAAAGACGGAAACGAGGCAGTTTTTCCCTTGGCGATCGGTGTCGgtccgatcgagaatgatgagtcgTGGAAGTGGTTTATGTCACATCTGAGAGGTGCTTGCGGCGAGCCCGATAACTTACTTATTGTATctgatgcgcatgtctccatcgctaatgctgtgaagagcgagtttccaaatgctactcacggtATTTGCTACTACCACTTGTTGAACAAGATGAAGGGTTACGGGCCCGGTGTTGCTGAGCTTTCCCGCCAGGCTGCATACGCCTACGAGCAATCAGATTACACGCGTGCAATGTCAGCCATGGCTGCTCTGAAGCCAAAGGCGTACGAGAAGTTGTTGCGCGTAGGCCCGgagaagtgggcacgatcacaaTGTCCTGTGTCCCGTTACAGTTTCCTTACATCCAATGCCGCCGAGAGTTTTAATGCACGTTTGCTGTGGGCCAGGCGCCTTCCAATCTGCTCGATGTTGGAGGCAGTCAGATTAGTTGTCGAGCAGTGGTTCAACGACAGGCTTGCGGCCGCACAAGAGAGCGATGAAAATCTGACTCCGGAGGCAAAACAGAAGCTCAGTGCAGAACTTGTAAAAAGTCGTCGTTACACAGCCAAGAGGACCACCGAGAGAAAATACAGGGTTCGTGCTAGTGGTCGCCATTATATGGTTGACCTTCAAAAGCAGAGCTGTGAATGCAACGAATTCAACGAGGACCAGATgccgtgttctcatgcgatTGCAGCCATTAC TGAGGCGAACGAGTCAGTGGAGGATTACGTGCACTCTTACTACTGGAACAGTTCACTAGTTGACACATACTCTGGTGACGTTAACCACTTGCCTCCCATAGAGAATTGGAATATTCCTTTCCGAATTGCATCTCAGCTTGTTTTACCAAATCTCTCTCGGCGACAAGCTGGTCGTCCAAAGGAAACTCGAGTTCGATCCGCAGGTGAAAGGCCGACTCAAAACACATCAACAGCGGAGGCATCAACTAGTAGCAAGAAACGAGCACCCAAAACGTGTGGTCTCTGTGGCGGGTCTGGTCACACACGTCGATCGTGCAAGGGTACGGCCACCGATGCGTAG